A single window of Magnetococcus marinus MC-1 DNA harbors:
- a CDS encoding ParA family protein → MAHVVGVVNQKGGVGKTTTAVNVAAALCAAELRVLLVDCDAQGNATTGLGGDKMAEQNHLYDLMMGACRWDQAAKRVVPGLSLIPSTPHLSGVEVELATLDGWENRLKEALAPAQDVFDVILLDSPPSLGMVTVNILAAAHRVLVPLQCEFYALEGLSQLWRTLQMTRKRINPDLEVLGIVLTMFESRHDLNRQVADEVRKHFGELVCDAVIPRDIRMGESPSFARPVLWYGSETVGSKAYLKLGNELMARLGLHSF, encoded by the coding sequence ATGGCACATGTGGTGGGTGTGGTTAATCAAAAGGGTGGCGTCGGTAAAACCACAACAGCTGTCAATGTTGCGGCAGCCTTATGTGCAGCAGAGCTACGGGTTCTTTTGGTGGATTGTGACGCTCAAGGTAATGCCACCACCGGCCTTGGCGGTGACAAAATGGCCGAGCAGAATCATTTGTACGACTTGATGATGGGGGCATGTCGTTGGGACCAAGCAGCGAAAAGGGTGGTACCTGGACTTTCGTTGATACCCTCAACACCTCATTTGAGTGGTGTTGAGGTGGAATTGGCAACGCTAGATGGTTGGGAAAATCGGCTTAAAGAAGCGTTGGCTCCGGCCCAGGATGTTTTTGATGTCATTTTGCTAGACTCCCCGCCATCGCTGGGCATGGTAACCGTAAACATATTGGCAGCGGCGCACCGCGTGTTGGTGCCATTGCAGTGTGAGTTTTATGCCTTAGAAGGTTTAAGCCAACTGTGGCGTACCCTACAGATGACCCGCAAGCGCATTAATCCCGATTTAGAAGTCCTTGGTATTGTATTGACGATGTTTGAAAGTCGGCATGATCTGAATCGTCAGGTTGCCGATGAGGTGCGTAAACATTTTGGTGAGCTGGTCTGTGATGCGGTCATCCCTCGGGATATACGTATGGGAGAATCGCCAAGTTTTGCAAGGCCGGTGCTTTGGTATGGTTCTGAGACCGTTGGGTCTAAAGCCTACCTAAAGTTGGGTAATGAGCTCATGGCGCGGCTGGGCCTTCACTCTTTTTAA
- a CDS encoding transposase: MIFQLRRWMPDWDLLIVADSGYAVLKLLSALTGLKRPVHCITQLRLDAALYEPAAPKKIGKVGSTPTKVRRLLTLQANLEDDSIHWQQVHHGCWYGRTDCTVEVCTSTAV; this comes from the coding sequence ATGATATTCCAGCTCAGGCGCTGGATGCCCGACTGGGATTTACTCATTGTTGCTGATAGTGGTTATGCCGTGTTGAAACTGCTGTCGGCGTTAACAGGGTTGAAACGCCCTGTCCATTGCATTACGCAGTTGCGTTTAGATGCGGCGCTGTATGAACCAGCTGCACCAAAGAAGATTGGAAAAGTTGGTAGCACTCCTACGAAAGTTAGGCGCTTACTCACCCTGCAAGCCAATTTGGAAGATGATTCAATCCACTGGCAGCAGGTGCATCATGGTTGCTGGTATGGTCGAACCGACTGTACAGTTGAAGTCTGTACATCAACGGCTGTGTAG